From Clostridiaceae bacterium, a single genomic window includes:
- a CDS encoding DUF1836 domain-containing protein, with protein MKKAMDKESLLSLCDKIINKDDQVKIATLSDELTISQVVKFFDRQNRNFTKTMIQNYVRVGLLPPPFEKRYYTKNHLILLALIDNLKEIYTLEEIKAVLQPIRNNPEIFEDDIIKVSDIYNNYLAMRKESLNTWKKLLPDLFDNMEILLKKDGITGDEINKASAFMIALTIMANTVAMKDLIREIINEYIQEN; from the coding sequence ATGAAAAAAGCTATGGATAAAGAATCCTTATTAAGTCTTTGTGATAAGATAATTAACAAGGATGATCAGGTTAAAATAGCGACACTTAGTGATGAGCTGACAATTTCACAAGTAGTAAAGTTTTTTGACCGGCAAAATAGAAACTTTACGAAAACAATGATACAAAACTATGTAAGAGTAGGGTTGTTGCCTCCTCCTTTTGAAAAGAGGTATTATACTAAAAATCATCTTATACTTCTTGCTTTAATTGATAATCTCAAGGAGATATACACCTTGGAAGAAATAAAAGCAGTTCTTCAGCCTATCAGGAACAATCCGGAAATTTTTGAAGACGATATTATTAAAGTAAGCGATATTTACAACAACTATCTTGCCATGAGAAAAGAAAGTCTTAACACCTGGAAAAAGTTATTACCTGATCTTTTCGATAACATGGAAATTCTTCTTAAAAAAGATGGAATAACCGGTGATGAGATAAATAAGGCGTCTGCTTTCATGATTGCCCTTACTATTATGGCAAACACTGTAGCAATGAAGGATTTGATAAGAGAGATAATTAATGAATATATCCAGGAAAATTAA
- the zapA gene encoding cell division protein ZapA — MAAKNKVEVRIGGKDYILVGSESDEYIQKVALYIDKKMNEVTRMNNKLSTSLAAVLTAVNVADDLFKIQQREANLTGELERTKEELEQLRTEVKKLSAENSTLLSKNKDLQIELAKREAELKEVRNSIEKYTRLKG; from the coding sequence GTGGCTGCCAAAAACAAGGTTGAGGTTAGGATAGGTGGAAAGGATTACATTTTAGTCGGGTCTGAATCAGATGAATACATCCAGAAAGTCGCCCTATACATTGATAAAAAAATGAATGAAGTTACCAGGATGAATAACAAACTGAGCACATCATTAGCAGCAGTTCTGACAGCCGTAAATGTTGCAGATGATTTATTTAAAATTCAGCAAAGGGAAGCGAATCTAACCGGTGAACTTGAGAGAACAAAAGAAGAACTTGAGCAGTTGCGGACAGAAGTAAAGAAGCTTTCAGCAGAAAATTCTACTTTACTAAGTAAGAACAAAGACCTTCAAATTGAGTTGGCTAAAAGAGAAGCTGAGTTGAAGGAAGTAAGAAATTCTATTGAAAAATATACAAGGTTGAAGGGTTAA
- a CDS encoding U32 family peptidase: protein MDNNFIELLAPAGDWEAFLAAVENGANAVYLGGKLFNARQQASNFDGKQLVEAIDYAHVSDVKVYLTVNTIISEEEMEEALAFVKEAYIAGIDGIIVQDIGLASLVKKTLPDLDIHASTQMTVYNLEGVELLKNLGFKRVILARELSLDEILHITKNTDIDIEIFVHGALCISYSGQCLMSSMIGGRSGNRGKCAQPCRLPYTFNNEKKYLLSPKDLSTIHILDSIIEAGVRSLKIEGRMKTPEYVATVVRIYRKYMDKVLDLKNNNKSISYTVEESDLKDLTQIFNRGGFSKGYLKGKPGRDLMAYHKPKNWGINIGKVISYDNKSSNIKLKLEDSLSIGDGIEIWNGEDNSPGTVVTRIVRDGKKITSANKGDIVNVGDIRGKISKGNPVYRTSEKRLNIAARESFTKRSGIKVPIMGRMEIHANKPLSLMLWDAGGNTVHVLSDFIPETAINYPITEERVKTQLNKTGDTPFEFAELFIDIEGSLSVPASEINKIRRMALEELQKTKTHKFRRNKESIRHEDKLYLYAEMPFSNKSEITSEVFKLSVLFYDYNNKEIYNPEKLNSINVERIYLPFRSFFNENLPFVVDALHRQGKEIFAWLPSITKGNYDKVIKSGLNKIIEMDINGFLIGNIGSLGFFRDYPDIKLVGDFSFNIFNSFTINKLFQLGLQEVTLTPEMTIYQIESIKKGLPDNSGNIEALVYGRIPLMTSEHCVIGSTFGDSGGKSRCSSRPCKNQNNVIRDRMGMDFPVISDDIDCRSVILNSKVLFIPDMIERLKKSPVNMGRICIYDESIDRINEIVSLYRNIIYGETKDADKFKELIRSIKEQGFTKGHYFKGV from the coding sequence ATGGATAATAATTTTATAGAACTATTAGCGCCTGCAGGGGACTGGGAAGCATTTTTGGCGGCAGTTGAAAATGGTGCCAATGCTGTTTATCTTGGCGGAAAATTATTTAATGCCCGGCAACAAGCAAGTAATTTTGACGGGAAACAGCTTGTTGAAGCGATTGATTATGCCCATGTAAGTGATGTAAAAGTATACCTGACTGTAAACACTATAATTTCAGAAGAAGAAATGGAAGAAGCTCTTGCTTTTGTAAAGGAGGCTTATATTGCAGGAATTGACGGGATTATTGTTCAGGACATCGGTTTAGCAAGTCTTGTTAAAAAAACTTTGCCTGATCTGGATATTCACGCCAGTACACAGATGACTGTATATAACCTGGAAGGAGTGGAATTATTAAAGAATCTGGGGTTTAAGCGTGTGATACTGGCAAGAGAGCTTTCTCTGGATGAAATTCTCCATATCACTAAAAATACTGATATAGATATTGAAATCTTTGTTCATGGAGCACTATGTATAAGTTATTCAGGTCAATGCCTTATGAGCAGCATGATAGGAGGGCGGAGCGGCAACAGGGGGAAATGTGCCCAACCTTGCAGGCTACCATATACTTTTAACAATGAAAAAAAATATCTGTTAAGCCCCAAAGATTTAAGCACAATACATATACTTGACAGCATTATAGAAGCTGGTGTCAGATCCCTGAAAATAGAGGGAAGAATGAAAACACCGGAGTATGTGGCTACAGTTGTAAGGATATACAGAAAATATATGGATAAGGTACTTGACCTAAAGAATAATAATAAATCTATAAGCTATACTGTTGAAGAAAGTGATTTGAAGGACCTTACCCAGATATTTAACAGAGGAGGATTTTCAAAAGGATATCTGAAGGGAAAACCTGGCAGAGACCTGATGGCATATCATAAGCCAAAAAACTGGGGAATTAATATAGGAAAAGTTATATCCTATGATAATAAAAGCAGCAATATAAAACTGAAATTAGAAGATAGTCTTTCGATAGGTGACGGAATTGAAATATGGAATGGGGAAGATAATAGCCCTGGAACAGTTGTAACCCGCATTGTCAGGGATGGAAAGAAAATAACTTCTGCCAACAAAGGCGATATAGTAAATGTAGGTGATATAAGGGGAAAAATAAGCAAAGGAAATCCTGTTTACAGGACTTCAGAAAAAAGACTTAATATTGCTGCCAGAGAGTCCTTTACTAAAAGATCAGGTATAAAAGTTCCCATTATGGGAAGAATGGAAATCCATGCTAACAAGCCCCTTTCCCTGATGCTATGGGATGCGGGCGGAAATACAGTACATGTTCTGTCTGATTTTATTCCGGAAACTGCAATAAATTATCCTATTACTGAAGAAAGGGTAAAAACACAGTTGAACAAAACCGGGGATACGCCCTTTGAATTTGCTGAACTTTTTATAGATATTGAGGGCTCTTTGTCTGTACCGGCAAGTGAAATAAATAAAATCAGGCGTATGGCACTGGAAGAACTGCAAAAGACTAAAACCCATAAATTCCGTAGAAATAAAGAGAGCATAAGGCATGAAGATAAATTATATCTTTATGCAGAAATGCCTTTCAGCAATAAAAGTGAAATAACTTCTGAAGTGTTCAAACTGTCTGTCCTATTCTATGACTATAATAATAAAGAAATATATAATCCAGAGAAGCTTAACAGTATAAATGTGGAAAGAATATATCTTCCCTTTAGATCATTTTTCAATGAGAATTTGCCATTTGTTGTTGATGCATTGCACAGGCAGGGAAAAGAAATATTTGCCTGGTTACCTTCTATAACAAAGGGAAATTATGATAAGGTGATAAAATCCGGCTTAAATAAAATTATAGAAATGGATATAAACGGATTTTTGATCGGGAATATTGGTTCATTAGGATTTTTCAGGGATTATCCGGATATTAAACTTGTTGGTGACTTTTCTTTTAATATTTTTAACAGCTTTACAATCAATAAATTATTCCAACTTGGATTGCAGGAGGTTACCCTTACTCCCGAAATGACTATCTATCAGATAGAATCAATTAAAAAAGGACTTCCAGATAATTCAGGAAATATTGAAGCTTTGGTATATGGAAGAATACCATTGATGACAAGTGAGCATTGCGTTATAGGAAGCACTTTTGGAGATTCGGGCGGAAAGTCAAGGTGTAGCTCCAGGCCTTGCAAAAACCAGAATAATGTAATTAGAGACAGAATGGGAATGGATTTTCCTGTAATAAGCGATGATATCGATTGCAGAAGCGTTATTCTCAACTCAAAGGTATTGTTTATACCGGATATGATTGAAAGATTGAAGAAATCACCGGTAAATATGGGACGTATATGCATATATGATGAAAGTATTGACAGGATAAATGAGATTGTATCCTTGTACAGAAATATAATATACGGTGAAACGAAAGATGCAGACAAATTTAAGGAATTAATCCGGAGCATTAAAGAGCAAGGATTTACCAAAGGACATTACTTTAAAGGTGTGTGA
- a CDS encoding aminotransferase: MGNEINVFIKLMDGGKLPEYISVNSAGCDLYATENMILQPGETKVMPLNFIMAMDNNVEAQVRPRSGLSLKTYLRIPNSPGTIDSDYRNVVGIILENTYNISCLPYQIIEDPGLLDKLNKEYRGIKLGDYLKQEKGIDISAYGNRGIFNEIIYIDNNGYPFGTLYIKKGDRIAQMVFAEYKKANFVIHPNPELIGKNRGGGFGHSG, from the coding sequence TTGGGAAACGAGATTAATGTATTCATTAAGTTAATGGATGGAGGCAAACTTCCTGAATATATTTCGGTAAATTCAGCCGGATGTGATTTATATGCCACTGAGAATATGATATTACAGCCGGGGGAGACAAAGGTCATGCCTTTAAATTTTATAATGGCAATGGATAATAATGTTGAAGCACAGGTAAGACCTAGAAGCGGACTGTCCCTTAAAACCTATCTGAGAATTCCAAACAGTCCGGGAACAATTGACAGCGATTACAGAAATGTGGTTGGTATAATACTTGAAAATACATATAATATCAGCTGCCTGCCTTATCAAATAATTGAGGATCCAGGCTTGCTTGATAAACTGAATAAAGAGTACCGTGGAATTAAACTGGGAGACTACTTGAAACAAGAAAAAGGTATTGATATATCAGCTTATGGAAACCGGGGAATATTTAATGAAATAATCTATATTGATAATAATGGATATCCCTTTGGCACATTATATATAAAAAAGGGCGATAGAATAGCTCAGATGGTATTTGCGGAGTATAAGAAAGCAAATTTTGTAATTCATCCAAATCCAGAGTTAATAGGCAAAAACAGAGGAGGAGGTTTCGGACATTCAGGATAG